In the Acropora muricata isolate sample 2 chromosome 10, ASM3666990v1, whole genome shotgun sequence genome, one interval contains:
- the LOC136931809 gene encoding EH domain-binding protein 1-like protein 1 isoform X2 yields the protein MSSGAPRDRVRKFLSKSVKGNACKFRFTITYEYVDLKCLNRWQPTCLSVVWFRSHRSKVSEKPTSKVSIVDEKTGIVSYAANWFPPNTVDLVVTLYKDFTGVMFKKKDYMFVIENVTADARKKLAIFPCNMAEYASSHSDVFDLDMEFKSLSKKITSARLGAKVRCEFIKEGREDEDDMQSNFSHLSEAEFKMRLNELAACSDEDEDEEEKDPLSCDKLVDRSKHTWSQFIDEMKTLEYKNAAMIGNPVADVTLNGINSGHNSSALCESSSQPDSNSSKLLERNKERRKVVSALSELKECEEEDEEGSLEKDDDDTPQRTASSTFSSLSSFKHKFQRSFSSSLKTKPKPGGSESPLGSPVQLEGVPSDSSQDRVSMWLQDNQQEDDFSQQRVEKMEKEIMGLKSSYQKLVTTVSDLESEKAELLSEVEQLRLLSKYNKTDFAKERDEFQAEISELQLLVEDLRTQLRQAESELENSREKGTISASIELSQIRGWLCKRGVKGPTGRRWRRRWFSTEMDGKLYYYKRNNNTMPRGIIDLDVIVAVQDQPPSKQDINKSSFNVVTVTRTYELMAHDEDEKLKWINALDYLRHWRNRLSAGEGNF from the exons ATGAGCAGTGGTGCCCCAAGAGATCGCGTTCGAAAGTTTCTCTCGAAATCTGTCAAGGGAAATGCTTGTAAATTTCGATTTACGATCACCTACGAATATGTTGACCTCAAGTGCCTCAATAGATG GCAGCCAACTTGCTTGAGTGTTGTTTGGTTTCGAAGTCACCGTTCTAAAGTCTctgaaaag CCCACGTCAAAGGTGTCAATAGTTGATGAAAAGACAGGCATTGTTAGTTATGCTGCCAATTGGTTCCCGCCAAACACAGTGGATTTGGTTGTTACTCTTTACAAG GATTTTACCGGGGTGATGTTCAAGAAGAAAGACTATATGTTTGTGATTGAAAAT GTTACAGCAGATGCAAGAAAAAAACTAGCTATCTTCCCCTGTAACATGGCAGAGTATGCCTCATCACACAGTGATGT ATTTGACCTTGACATGGAGTTTAAGTCTCTCTCCAAGAAGATTACATCTGCACGTCTTGGAGCTAAAGTCAGGTGTGAGTTCATCAAGGAAGGAAGAGAGGA TGAAGATGACATGCAAAGCAACTTCAGTCATCTGAGTGAGGCTGAGTTCAAAATGAGGCTGAATGAATTAGCAGCATGCAGTGACGAAGATGAAGATGAGGAAGAAAAAGACCCGCTCAGCTGTGATAAACTTGTTGATCGTTCAAAACA CACTTGGTCTCAATTCATTGATGAAATGAAGACGCTTGAGTACAAAAATGCAGCTATGATTGGCAATCCTGTTGCTGATGTGACATTGAATGGAATCAACTCAG GTCACAATTCCAGTGCTCTTTGCGAATCATCCTCCCAACCTGACAGCAACAGCAGCAAACTCTtggaaagaaacaaagaaaggcGAAAAGTAGTCAGTGCTTTATCTGAACTAAAGGAATGCGAGGAAGAAGATGAGGAAGGAAGTCTGGAGAAGGACGATGATGACACTCCACAAAGGACTGCTTCGTCTACGTTTTCGTCGCTAAGTTCATTCAAGCACAAGTTCCAGCGGTCATTTTCGTCGTCACTGAAAACAAAG CCCAAGCCCGGAGGATCAGAGTCACCGCTTGGTTCTCCCGTGCAACTCGAG GGAGTCCCGTCAGACAGCAGCCAAGACAGGGTATCAATGTGGCTTCAAGACAATCAACAGGAAGATGACTTTTCTCAACAGAGAGTTGA GAAAATGGAGAAAGAGATTATGGGTTTGAAATCATCGTACCAAAAACTCGTCACTACAGTCTCAGATCTCGAAAGTGAGAAGGCAGAGCTGCTATCTGAAGTGGAGCAATTGCGATTGCTTTCCAAGTACAACAAGACAGATTTTGCGAAGGAGAGAGACGAGTTCCAAGCAGAAATTTCAGAGCTGCAGTTGTTGGTTGAAGACTTGAGAACGCAG CTTCGTCAAGCAGAATCTGAACTGGAAAATAGCAGAGAAAAAGGAACGATCTCAGCATCAATTGAA CTGAGTCAAATCCGTGGTTGGCTTTGCAAGAGAGGCGTGAAAGGGCCCACGGGAAGACGATGGAGACGTCGTTGGTTTTCGACAGAAATGGATGGCAAGTTATACTATTACAAGAGGAACAATAACACAATGCCAAGAGG AATCATTGATCTCGATGTGATCGTTGCAGTTCAAGATCAACCTCCCTCCAAGCAAGACATCAACAAGTCGTCATTTAATGTTGTCACTGTCACGCGAACGTACGAGTTGATGGCGCACGACGAGGACGAAAAACTGAA GTGGATAAACGCTTTGGATTATTTACGCCATTGGAGAAACCGTTTGTCAGCTGGCGAAGGAAACTTTTAA
- the LOC136931809 gene encoding EH domain-binding protein 1-like protein 1 isoform X1 produces the protein MSSGAPRDRVRKFLSKSVKGNACKFRFTITYEYVDLKCLNRWQPTCLSVVWFRSHRSKVSEKPTSKVSIVDEKTGIVSYAANWFPPNTVDLVVTLYKDFTGVMFKKKDYMFVIENVTADARKKLAIFPCNMAEYASSHSDVFDLDMEFKSLSKKITSARLGAKVRCEFIKEGREDEDDMQSNFSHLSEAEFKMRLNELAACSDEDEDEEEKDPLSCDKLVDRSKHTWSQFIDEMKTLEYKNAAMIGNPVADVTLNGINSGHNSSALCESSSQPDSNSSKLLERNKERRKVVSALSELKECEEEDEEGSLEKDDDDTPQRTASSTFSSLSSFKHKFQRSFSSSLKTKPKPGGSESPLGSPVQLEGVPSDSSQDRVSMWLQDNQQEDDFSQQRVEKMEKEIMGLKSSYQKLVTTVSDLESEKAELLSEVEQLRLLSKYNKTDFAKERDEFQAEISELQLLVEDLRTQLRQAESELENSREKGTISASIEGEKNFKLSQIRGWLCKRGVKGPTGRRWRRRWFSTEMDGKLYYYKRNNNTMPRGIIDLDVIVAVQDQPPSKQDINKSSFNVVTVTRTYELMAHDEDEKLKWINALDYLRHWRNRLSAGEGNF, from the exons ATGAGCAGTGGTGCCCCAAGAGATCGCGTTCGAAAGTTTCTCTCGAAATCTGTCAAGGGAAATGCTTGTAAATTTCGATTTACGATCACCTACGAATATGTTGACCTCAAGTGCCTCAATAGATG GCAGCCAACTTGCTTGAGTGTTGTTTGGTTTCGAAGTCACCGTTCTAAAGTCTctgaaaag CCCACGTCAAAGGTGTCAATAGTTGATGAAAAGACAGGCATTGTTAGTTATGCTGCCAATTGGTTCCCGCCAAACACAGTGGATTTGGTTGTTACTCTTTACAAG GATTTTACCGGGGTGATGTTCAAGAAGAAAGACTATATGTTTGTGATTGAAAAT GTTACAGCAGATGCAAGAAAAAAACTAGCTATCTTCCCCTGTAACATGGCAGAGTATGCCTCATCACACAGTGATGT ATTTGACCTTGACATGGAGTTTAAGTCTCTCTCCAAGAAGATTACATCTGCACGTCTTGGAGCTAAAGTCAGGTGTGAGTTCATCAAGGAAGGAAGAGAGGA TGAAGATGACATGCAAAGCAACTTCAGTCATCTGAGTGAGGCTGAGTTCAAAATGAGGCTGAATGAATTAGCAGCATGCAGTGACGAAGATGAAGATGAGGAAGAAAAAGACCCGCTCAGCTGTGATAAACTTGTTGATCGTTCAAAACA CACTTGGTCTCAATTCATTGATGAAATGAAGACGCTTGAGTACAAAAATGCAGCTATGATTGGCAATCCTGTTGCTGATGTGACATTGAATGGAATCAACTCAG GTCACAATTCCAGTGCTCTTTGCGAATCATCCTCCCAACCTGACAGCAACAGCAGCAAACTCTtggaaagaaacaaagaaaggcGAAAAGTAGTCAGTGCTTTATCTGAACTAAAGGAATGCGAGGAAGAAGATGAGGAAGGAAGTCTGGAGAAGGACGATGATGACACTCCACAAAGGACTGCTTCGTCTACGTTTTCGTCGCTAAGTTCATTCAAGCACAAGTTCCAGCGGTCATTTTCGTCGTCACTGAAAACAAAG CCCAAGCCCGGAGGATCAGAGTCACCGCTTGGTTCTCCCGTGCAACTCGAG GGAGTCCCGTCAGACAGCAGCCAAGACAGGGTATCAATGTGGCTTCAAGACAATCAACAGGAAGATGACTTTTCTCAACAGAGAGTTGA GAAAATGGAGAAAGAGATTATGGGTTTGAAATCATCGTACCAAAAACTCGTCACTACAGTCTCAGATCTCGAAAGTGAGAAGGCAGAGCTGCTATCTGAAGTGGAGCAATTGCGATTGCTTTCCAAGTACAACAAGACAGATTTTGCGAAGGAGAGAGACGAGTTCCAAGCAGAAATTTCAGAGCTGCAGTTGTTGGTTGAAGACTTGAGAACGCAG CTTCGTCAAGCAGAATCTGAACTGGAAAATAGCAGAGAAAAAGGAACGATCTCAGCATCAATTGAA GGGGAAAAGAACTTTAAG CTGAGTCAAATCCGTGGTTGGCTTTGCAAGAGAGGCGTGAAAGGGCCCACGGGAAGACGATGGAGACGTCGTTGGTTTTCGACAGAAATGGATGGCAAGTTATACTATTACAAGAGGAACAATAACACAATGCCAAGAGG AATCATTGATCTCGATGTGATCGTTGCAGTTCAAGATCAACCTCCCTCCAAGCAAGACATCAACAAGTCGTCATTTAATGTTGTCACTGTCACGCGAACGTACGAGTTGATGGCGCACGACGAGGACGAAAAACTGAA GTGGATAAACGCTTTGGATTATTTACGCCATTGGAGAAACCGTTTGTCAGCTGGCGAAGGAAACTTTTAA